The following coding sequences are from one Brienomyrus brachyistius isolate T26 chromosome 15, BBRACH_0.4, whole genome shotgun sequence window:
- the LOC125709372 gene encoding receptor-type tyrosine-protein phosphatase C-like isoform X18: MLCLPCSLALSHTARTGFGLSAISTTTSSHASTLTSLPGDVSSVPSQAISTTTSSHASTLASLPGDASSVPSQAMVTTNPLTSTSQSSPTIVKDAAISTTTSSHASTLASLPGDASSVPSQAISKTSSSPASTLPSSPVTNVISKAISTTPSSPTSTLPSSTGNVSSVSSQASSTTSPAHTLTSSSAGGNATEGRKTSVKPSSPSSTSTSDFARSTSTPALTADSSTLVVTSQTIGSTDRPCGNFSVSETQYGIAVKVNNDQSGTVTFEDEDGDKHSTELQNKEISLMPCTKYSNISVTQGSCTLKSNSSLSIKTKDIAADDIRLSLKNDELCYSMEWNMSNVILAISGAGNKSNSKKSCLKMKVGDSCKNYNITVTAKRCNIIKEYHLGPVIEKNSLTYPGTWPPKIEWANRPENCSNVMLDYSCRDTSKEGLSLEQLIPQRNYNCTANIRYRGDTFIVSDIAVDINCDINIYLHDKTENTSVQLTWNSTSSQCPLLRHNLTFKSCNKREGKCQENQHDFTGLTPFKYYTFSVTALYNGTALRPTVEKTIQTLPGKPTKPVEIRIDETSHNSFKFSCEFKGEMLGPEKIFEAKLERIGYDAGTFEKVNKDFSYANLHYLSSYRVTVRMWNGRFYSDDASKQFDTKYNDKALIGFLAFFIVLVSLALLFVLYKIYVLQKRNSYNNDERLELIGKDEDQSLLNVEPITAELLLDTYKKKIADEGRLFLAEFQSIPRVFSKFHIKEARKPCNQIKNRYVDILPYDHNRVQMSSSADGSDYINASFIDGYKEAKKYIAAQGPKNETVVDFWRMVWEQQSSIIVMVTRCEEGNRNKCAQYWPSLDRETEIFEEFIVKINGEDHFPDYIIRRLCVTNKREKSTEREVTHIQFTSWPDHGVPGEAHLLLKLRRRVNSFKNLFSGPIIVHCSAGVGRTGTYIGIDAMMEGLEAEGRMDIYGYVAQLRRQRCLMVQVEAQYILIHQALLEQTQFGDTEIPLSEMHCTLKTLKQRDSDSEPTLLETEFQRLPKYKNWRTQNTGINEDNKKKNRYSAVVPYDYNRVTIKCEEENSHESEQDEDEDYSTDEDDEDSTRYINASYIDGYWAPRCIIATQGPLPDTKADFWLMIFQKKVKTVFMLTECMEGGKEFCSPYWSDEKKVFGDIEVEVKDCNTCPAYQIRCVELRHLKKKENRKVYQYQFQQWTEKNLPENPQDLIDMMKTVKSRTEFDKIRPERNMPIVVHCNDGSTRTGLFCALWNILDSAGTEKLVDIFQVVKTLRKERQGVITSLDHYQFLYDMTESAFPAQNGEVKQTPAKGADSVDMVDETKEVIEPKSSTTEAGQQGDAEEEAPGQTESDSKVETEKPTEDGTKEPSANKEKAVEDGAKEPSAIQEKEMEEGVANGPTVSAEN, translated from the exons ATGCTCTGTCTTCCATGCTCCCTTGCTCTGTCTCACACTGCACGCACTGGATTTGGTCTCTCAGCCATCTCCACGACTACATCCTCGCATGCATCCACTCTCACATCCTTACCTGGTGATGTCAGCAGTGTCCCTTCTCAAG CCATCTCCACGACTACATCCTCGCATGCATCCACTCTCGCATCCTTACCTGGTGATGCCAGCAGTGTCCCTTCTCAAG CCATGGTCACAACAAACCCACTTACATCCACGTCTCAATCTTCACCTACCATTGTCAAAGATGCAG CCATCTCCACGACTACATCCTCGCATGCATCCACTCTCGCATCCTTACCTGGTGATGCCAGCAGTGTCCCTTCTCAAG CCATCTCCAAAACTTCATCCTCACCTGCATCcactctcccatcctcacctgTCACTAATGTGATTTCTAAAG CCATCTCTACAACTCCATCCTCACCTACATCCACTCTCCCATCCTCAACTGGCAATGTCAGTAGTGTCTCTTCTCAAG CAAGCTCCACAACATCACCTGCACACACTCTCACATCCTCATCTGCCGGTGGAAATGCTACTGAAG GACGGAAAACCTCTGTTAAACCTTCAAGCCCTTCAAGCACAAGCACCTCTGACTTTGCACGCAGCACTTCCACACCTGCACTCACTGCAGACAGCAGCACCCTTGTGGTCACTTCTCAGACTATAG GCTCTACAGACCGTCCCTGTG GAAACTTCTCAGTTAGTGAGACGCAATATGGCATCGCAGTTAAGGTAAACAATGATCAGTCAGGTACTGTAACATTTGAAGACGAGGATGGTGACAAGCACAGCACAGAATTACAAAACAAGGAGATTTCACTGATGCCCTGTACAAAGTACAGTAACATAAGCGTAACTCAAGGATCCTGCACCTTAAAATCAAATTCATCATTATCCATCAAAACCAAAGACATCG CTGCAGATGACATCAGGTTAAGTTTGAAAAATGATGAGTTATGTTACTCAATGGAATGGAATATGAGTAATGTAATTCTTGCAATTTCTGGTGCTGGAAACAAATCAAATTCTAAGAAAAGTTGTCTTAAAATGAAGGTGGGAGATTCTTGCAAAAATTATAACATCACTGTCACAGCAAAAAGATGTAACATCATCAAGGAATATCATCTAGGACCAG TTATAGAAAAGAACTCACTGACCTATCCTGGAACCTGGCCACCAAAAATAGAATGGGCAAATCGACCCGAGAACTGCAGTAACGTCATGCTTGATTACAGCTGCAGAGATACAAGCAAAG agGGTCTCAGCCTTGAGCAACTGATACCACAGCGCAATTACAACTGCACTGCGAACATACGTTACAGAGGTGACACCTTCATTGTTAGTGATATAGCAGTTGACATCAACTGTG ATATAAACATTTACCTGCACGATAAGACAGAAAATACTTCTGTTCAGCTCACGTGGAACAGTACAAGCAGTCAGTGTCCTCTGCTCCGGCATAATCTCACTTTTAAAAGTTGCAACAAAAGAGAAG GCAAGTGCCAGGAAAACCAGCATGATTTCACAGGGCTAACACCATTCAAATATTATACATTCTCTGTGACAGCCTTGTACAATGGAACAGCTCTAAGACCAACTGTGGAAAAAACTATCCAGACCCTTCCTGGCA AACCGACAAAGCCAGTGGAAATTCGCATTGATGAAACAAGTCATAATTCCTTCAAATTTTCTTGTGAATTTAAAGGAGAAATGCTCGGCCCTGAAAAGATATTTGAAGCAAAATTAGAAAGGATTGGTTATGATGCAGGAACATTTGAAAAAGTCAATAAGGATTTTTCCTATGCAAATCTTCATTATTTATCATCATACAGAGTGACG GTTAGAATGTGGAATGGCCGTTTTTACAGTGATGATGCATCCAAGCAATTTGATACCAAGT ATAACGATAAAGCCTTAATTGGATTCCTGGCGTTCTTTATTGTTCTTGTGTCGCTGGCCCTCCTGTTTGTCTTGTATAAGATTTATGTTCTTCAGAAGAGGAACTCATA CAATAACGATGAGCGGCTGGAACTCATTGGCAAGG ATGAAGATCAGAGCCTGTTGAATGTGGAGCCCATCACAGCAGAGCTCCTCTTAGATACCTACAAGAAGAAGATAGCTGACGAGGGCCGTCTTTTCCTGGCTGAATTTCAG AGCATTCCCAGGGTTTTCAGCAAATTTCACATCAAGGAAGCCAGGAAGCCCTGCAATCAGATCAAAAATCGCTATGTTGATATCCTGCCAT ATGATCACAATCGTGTCCAGATGTCTTCAAGTGCTGATGGGTCGGATTACATCAATGCCAGCTTCATAGAT GGCTACAAGGAAGCAAAGAAGTACATCGCTGCACAAG GGCCTAAGAATGAGACTGTGGTTGATTTCTGGAGAATGGTGTGGGAGCAACAGTCATCTATAATCGTCATGGTGACCCGCTGTGAAGAGGGAAACAGG AACAAATGTGCTCAGTACTGGCCATCCCTGGATAGAGAAACGGAGATTTTTGAAGAGTTCATTGTGAAAATCAACGGAGAAGACCACTTTCCAGATTACATCATTCGACGCCTTTGTGTCACCAAT aaGAGGGAAAAATCCACAGAGAGGGAAGTGACCCACATCCAGTTCACCAGCTGGCCGGATCATGGGGTTCCTGGGGAAGCTCACCTTCTCCTCAAGCTGCGTCGACGTGTCAATTCTTTCAAAAACCTCTTCAGTGGACCCATCATTGTCCATTGCAG TGCTGGAGTAGGACGCACAGGGACCTATATTGGCATAGATGCCATGATGGAGGGACTGGAAGCAGAAGGAAGAATGGATATTTATGGATACGTGGCCCAGCTTCGACGTCAGCGGTGCCTCATGGTGCAAGTGGAG GCCCAGTACATCTTGATCCACCAGGCTCTCCTTGAACAAACTCAGTTTGGTGACACTGAGATCCCTCTCTCTGAAATGCACTGTACACTGAAGACCTTGAAGCAAAGGGATTCGGATTCTGAACCCACCCTTTTGGAAACCGAATTCCAG AGGCTGCCAAAGTACAAAAACTGGCGGACACAAAACACGGGAATAAACGAGGACAACAAGAAGAAGAATCGTTATTCCGCTGTTGTTCCAT ATGATTACAACCGAGTCACTATAAAATGTGAGGAAGAGAACAGCCATGAAAGTGAACAAGATGAGGATGAGGATTATTCAActgatgaagatgatgaggaTTCTACCAGATACATCAATGCCTCCTACATAGAT GGATATTGGGCCCCAAGGTGTATCATTGCTACTCAGGGTCCTCTTCCAGACACCAAGGCAGACTTCTGGCTCATGATATTCCAGAAGAAAGTCAAAACAGTTTTCATGCTTACAGAGTGCATGGAGGGGGGCAAG GAGTTCTGTTCACCATACTGGAGTGATGAAAAGAAGGTGTTTGGAGATATTGAGGTAGAAGTGAAGGACTGTAATACCTGCCCGGCATACCAAATTCGCTGCGTGGAATTGCGTCACTTAAAG AAGAAGGAGAATCGCAAGGTGTACCAGTACCAGTTCCAGCAGTGGACGGAGAAGAATCTTCCGGAAAATCCACAGGACCTGATAGACATGATGAAGACGGTCAAGAGCAGGACAGAGTTCGACAAAATCAGACCTGAGAGGAACATGCCTATTGTGGTCCACTGCAA CGATGGATCAACACGGACTGGGCTTTTCTGCGCCCTCTGGAACATCCTAGACAGCGCTGGGACCGAGAAGCTGGTTGACATATTCCAGGTGGTGAAAACACTGCGGAAGGAGAGGCAGGGAGTGATAACGAGCTTG
- the LOC125709372 gene encoding receptor-type tyrosine-protein phosphatase C-like isoform X3, with the protein MAGLPGFLILLAVIHLGNTNAETNATPATTHPTKQPTDTPPAISTTTSSHASTLTSLPGDVSSVPSQAISTTTSSHASTLTSLPGDVSSVPSQAISTTTSSHASTLTSLPGDVSSVPSQAISTTTSSHASTLASLPGDASSVPSQAMVTTNPLTSTSQSSPTIVKDAAISTTTSSHASTLASLPGDASSVPSQAISTTPSSPTSTLPSSTGNVSSVSSQASSTTSPAHTLTSSSAGGNATEGRKTSVKPSSPSSTSTSDFARSTSTPALTADSSTLVVTSQTIGSTDRPCGNFSVSETQYGIAVKVNNDQSGTVTFEDEDGDKHSTELQNKEISLMPCTKYSNISVTQGSCTLKSNSSLSIKTKDIAADDIRLSLKNDELCYSMEWNMSNVILAISGAGNKSNSKKSCLKMKVGDSCKNYNITVTAKRCNIIKEYHLGPVIEKNSLTYPGTWPPKIEWANRPENCSNVMLDYSCRDTSKEGLSLEQLIPQRNYNCTANIRYRGDTFIVSDIAVDINCDINIYLHDKTENTSVQLTWNSTSSQCPLLRHNLTFKSCNKREGKCQENQHDFTGLTPFKYYTFSVTALYNGTALRPTVEKTIQTLPGKPTKPVEIRIDETSHNSFKFSCEFKGEMLGPEKIFEAKLERIGYDAGTFEKVNKDFSYANLHYLSSYRVTVRMWNGRFYSDDASKQFDTKYNDKALIGFLAFFIVLVSLALLFVLYKIYVLQKRNSYNNDERLELIGKDEDQSLLNVEPITAELLLDTYKKKIADEGRLFLAEFQSIPRVFSKFHIKEARKPCNQIKNRYVDILPYDHNRVQMSSSADGSDYINASFIDGYKEAKKYIAAQGPKNETVVDFWRMVWEQQSSIIVMVTRCEEGNRNKCAQYWPSLDRETEIFEEFIVKINGEDHFPDYIIRRLCVTNKREKSTEREVTHIQFTSWPDHGVPGEAHLLLKLRRRVNSFKNLFSGPIIVHCSAGVGRTGTYIGIDAMMEGLEAEGRMDIYGYVAQLRRQRCLMVQVEAQYILIHQALLEQTQFGDTEIPLSEMHCTLKTLKQRDSDSEPTLLETEFQRLPKYKNWRTQNTGINEDNKKKNRYSAVVPYDYNRVTIKCEEENSHESEQDEDEDYSTDEDDEDSTRYINASYIDGYWAPRCIIATQGPLPDTKADFWLMIFQKKVKTVFMLTECMEGGKEFCSPYWSDEKKVFGDIEVEVKDCNTCPAYQIRCVELRHLKKKENRKVYQYQFQQWTEKNLPENPQDLIDMMKTVKSRTEFDKIRPERNMPIVVHCNDGSTRTGLFCALWNILDSAGTEKLVDIFQVVKTLRKERQGVITSLDHYQFLYDMTESAFPAQNGEVKQTPAKGADSVDMVDETKEVIEPKSSTTEAGQQGDAEEEAPGQTESDSKVETEKPTEDGTKEPSANKEKAVEDGAKEPSAIQEKEMEEGVANGPTVSAEN; encoded by the exons CCAACGCAGAAACAAACGCCACACCCGCAACCACCCACCCAACCAAACAACCAACTGATACTCCTCCTG CCATCTCCACGACTACATCCTCGCATGCATCCACTCTCACATCCTTACCTGGTGATGTCAGCAGTGTCCCTTCTCAAG CCATCTCCACGACTACATCCTCGCATGCATCCACTCTCACATCCTTACCTGGTGATGTCAGCAGTGTCCCTTCTCAAG CCATCTCCACGACTACATCCTCGCATGCATCCACTCTCACATCCTTACCTGGTGATGTCAGCAGTGTCCCTTCTCAAG CCATCTCCACGACTACATCCTCGCATGCATCCACTCTCGCATCCTTACCTGGTGATGCCAGCAGTGTCCCTTCTCAAG CCATGGTCACAACAAACCCACTTACATCCACGTCTCAATCTTCACCTACCATTGTCAAAGATGCAG CCATCTCCACGACTACATCCTCGCATGCATCCACTCTCGCATCCTTACCTGGTGATGCCAGCAGTGTCCCTTCTCAAG CCATCTCTACAACTCCATCCTCACCTACATCCACTCTCCCATCCTCAACTGGCAATGTCAGTAGTGTCTCTTCTCAAG CAAGCTCCACAACATCACCTGCACACACTCTCACATCCTCATCTGCCGGTGGAAATGCTACTGAAG GACGGAAAACCTCTGTTAAACCTTCAAGCCCTTCAAGCACAAGCACCTCTGACTTTGCACGCAGCACTTCCACACCTGCACTCACTGCAGACAGCAGCACCCTTGTGGTCACTTCTCAGACTATAG GCTCTACAGACCGTCCCTGTG GAAACTTCTCAGTTAGTGAGACGCAATATGGCATCGCAGTTAAGGTAAACAATGATCAGTCAGGTACTGTAACATTTGAAGACGAGGATGGTGACAAGCACAGCACAGAATTACAAAACAAGGAGATTTCACTGATGCCCTGTACAAAGTACAGTAACATAAGCGTAACTCAAGGATCCTGCACCTTAAAATCAAATTCATCATTATCCATCAAAACCAAAGACATCG CTGCAGATGACATCAGGTTAAGTTTGAAAAATGATGAGTTATGTTACTCAATGGAATGGAATATGAGTAATGTAATTCTTGCAATTTCTGGTGCTGGAAACAAATCAAATTCTAAGAAAAGTTGTCTTAAAATGAAGGTGGGAGATTCTTGCAAAAATTATAACATCACTGTCACAGCAAAAAGATGTAACATCATCAAGGAATATCATCTAGGACCAG TTATAGAAAAGAACTCACTGACCTATCCTGGAACCTGGCCACCAAAAATAGAATGGGCAAATCGACCCGAGAACTGCAGTAACGTCATGCTTGATTACAGCTGCAGAGATACAAGCAAAG agGGTCTCAGCCTTGAGCAACTGATACCACAGCGCAATTACAACTGCACTGCGAACATACGTTACAGAGGTGACACCTTCATTGTTAGTGATATAGCAGTTGACATCAACTGTG ATATAAACATTTACCTGCACGATAAGACAGAAAATACTTCTGTTCAGCTCACGTGGAACAGTACAAGCAGTCAGTGTCCTCTGCTCCGGCATAATCTCACTTTTAAAAGTTGCAACAAAAGAGAAG GCAAGTGCCAGGAAAACCAGCATGATTTCACAGGGCTAACACCATTCAAATATTATACATTCTCTGTGACAGCCTTGTACAATGGAACAGCTCTAAGACCAACTGTGGAAAAAACTATCCAGACCCTTCCTGGCA AACCGACAAAGCCAGTGGAAATTCGCATTGATGAAACAAGTCATAATTCCTTCAAATTTTCTTGTGAATTTAAAGGAGAAATGCTCGGCCCTGAAAAGATATTTGAAGCAAAATTAGAAAGGATTGGTTATGATGCAGGAACATTTGAAAAAGTCAATAAGGATTTTTCCTATGCAAATCTTCATTATTTATCATCATACAGAGTGACG GTTAGAATGTGGAATGGCCGTTTTTACAGTGATGATGCATCCAAGCAATTTGATACCAAGT ATAACGATAAAGCCTTAATTGGATTCCTGGCGTTCTTTATTGTTCTTGTGTCGCTGGCCCTCCTGTTTGTCTTGTATAAGATTTATGTTCTTCAGAAGAGGAACTCATA CAATAACGATGAGCGGCTGGAACTCATTGGCAAGG ATGAAGATCAGAGCCTGTTGAATGTGGAGCCCATCACAGCAGAGCTCCTCTTAGATACCTACAAGAAGAAGATAGCTGACGAGGGCCGTCTTTTCCTGGCTGAATTTCAG AGCATTCCCAGGGTTTTCAGCAAATTTCACATCAAGGAAGCCAGGAAGCCCTGCAATCAGATCAAAAATCGCTATGTTGATATCCTGCCAT ATGATCACAATCGTGTCCAGATGTCTTCAAGTGCTGATGGGTCGGATTACATCAATGCCAGCTTCATAGAT GGCTACAAGGAAGCAAAGAAGTACATCGCTGCACAAG GGCCTAAGAATGAGACTGTGGTTGATTTCTGGAGAATGGTGTGGGAGCAACAGTCATCTATAATCGTCATGGTGACCCGCTGTGAAGAGGGAAACAGG AACAAATGTGCTCAGTACTGGCCATCCCTGGATAGAGAAACGGAGATTTTTGAAGAGTTCATTGTGAAAATCAACGGAGAAGACCACTTTCCAGATTACATCATTCGACGCCTTTGTGTCACCAAT aaGAGGGAAAAATCCACAGAGAGGGAAGTGACCCACATCCAGTTCACCAGCTGGCCGGATCATGGGGTTCCTGGGGAAGCTCACCTTCTCCTCAAGCTGCGTCGACGTGTCAATTCTTTCAAAAACCTCTTCAGTGGACCCATCATTGTCCATTGCAG TGCTGGAGTAGGACGCACAGGGACCTATATTGGCATAGATGCCATGATGGAGGGACTGGAAGCAGAAGGAAGAATGGATATTTATGGATACGTGGCCCAGCTTCGACGTCAGCGGTGCCTCATGGTGCAAGTGGAG GCCCAGTACATCTTGATCCACCAGGCTCTCCTTGAACAAACTCAGTTTGGTGACACTGAGATCCCTCTCTCTGAAATGCACTGTACACTGAAGACCTTGAAGCAAAGGGATTCGGATTCTGAACCCACCCTTTTGGAAACCGAATTCCAG AGGCTGCCAAAGTACAAAAACTGGCGGACACAAAACACGGGAATAAACGAGGACAACAAGAAGAAGAATCGTTATTCCGCTGTTGTTCCAT ATGATTACAACCGAGTCACTATAAAATGTGAGGAAGAGAACAGCCATGAAAGTGAACAAGATGAGGATGAGGATTATTCAActgatgaagatgatgaggaTTCTACCAGATACATCAATGCCTCCTACATAGAT GGATATTGGGCCCCAAGGTGTATCATTGCTACTCAGGGTCCTCTTCCAGACACCAAGGCAGACTTCTGGCTCATGATATTCCAGAAGAAAGTCAAAACAGTTTTCATGCTTACAGAGTGCATGGAGGGGGGCAAG GAGTTCTGTTCACCATACTGGAGTGATGAAAAGAAGGTGTTTGGAGATATTGAGGTAGAAGTGAAGGACTGTAATACCTGCCCGGCATACCAAATTCGCTGCGTGGAATTGCGTCACTTAAAG AAGAAGGAGAATCGCAAGGTGTACCAGTACCAGTTCCAGCAGTGGACGGAGAAGAATCTTCCGGAAAATCCACAGGACCTGATAGACATGATGAAGACGGTCAAGAGCAGGACAGAGTTCGACAAAATCAGACCTGAGAGGAACATGCCTATTGTGGTCCACTGCAA CGATGGATCAACACGGACTGGGCTTTTCTGCGCCCTCTGGAACATCCTAGACAGCGCTGGGACCGAGAAGCTGGTTGACATATTCCAGGTGGTGAAAACACTGCGGAAGGAGAGGCAGGGAGTGATAACGAGCTTG